The Hymenobacter psoromatis nucleotide sequence AAAGAGCCACTTCACTACCTTTCAACTTGACCTTGCCATCACCCTGAATAGCATCTATGCTAAGCGGTTCTATGAAATCTTTTCTATGTATAAGCATCTACCCAACAAGGTGTTTCGCATACCGTTAGATAAGCTTAAAATCCAGCTTGGGTTAACCGACAAGGATACTGGCAAGGATAAATACCCGCTCTATGCCAACTTCAAACAGACTGTGCTAAGGCCAGCTGAGGAAATTAACACGGCTACCGACCTGGCTTTTACCTACCGCGAAATCAAGCAGGGCAAGAAGGTCGTAGAGCTGGAATTTACGGTTATCTACAGCCCCAAAACGACTGCAATCGACTACAACGAGCAGGAAACGGCCCTTTTTGGCCGTTTAATCAATGATTTCAGCTTGCGTAAAGACCAGGCTATTAATGCTCTCCGCACGCTAAGCCCTGCGGAAATAACCAAACGCCTCTACCAAATCAGGATGCAGATAACCGATGGCAAGGTGTCGAACGTGGGGGCGTACACGGCAGAACGCTTGGGCGTCAAATAGCTAGAAATGCCCCACCATTCAACGCAAACACCATTGCTAGCACTTCCCCGCCTGTAGTCTTATCACTAGCTACAGGGCCTTAAATTCACCTAAACAAGTTTCTTCTTTGCTTAATGGCTCGTTCCGACCGTGACCACGACATTGTGCTGCAAGCCTTGAGAGCAGCCGGCTGGACGATTACCCACCCCTACGGCATCGGAATCAACTGGGGCGGCAAAACGGGTCGGCCGGATATTATTGCAGAAATACGCCTAGCTAACAAGGAGTTGCGCAAAATTGTGGTAGAAGTCAAGAACTACCCCCCGACCGGCAACGGGGTCATGGGCGACTTCCACCGCGCTATTGGCCAGTACCTTACCTACCAAAGCTTTTTTGAAGAGCATGACCCAGCCTGCCTGGTGTTCAAAGCCGTTCCCAAAGCAACCTATGATGGCTTTTTAAGCCACCCCGATATTCTGCGCTTCCTGCAACGGCACCGCATCAAAATATTTGTTTATAATCCAGATTCTCAACTAATTGACAAATGGATAGAGTAACCCACTACCGGCAGCTTATCGAAGCCTACCTGACGGAGCAGGCCGCCATTTCATTCGTGCCCAATACTCTCCACTACGCCCCCGTCTTCGACCGGGAACGTGACCATTACCTGCTGCTCGTCATTGGCCGGGACCGCCAGGAGCGGGTCCACCGCTGCGACATTCACCTGGCCATCGTGGAGGGGAAGGTCTGGCTGCAAGAACTCAACGCGGACGTGGACGTGCTGTACGACTTGCAACGGGCTGGTATTCCTG carries:
- a CDS encoding element excision factor XisI family protein is translated as MDRVTHYRQLIEAYLTEQAAISFVPNTLHYAPVFDRERDHYLLLVIGRDRQERVHRCDIHLAIVEGKVWLQELNADVDVLYDLQRAGIPANELQDGTQAASLVTQ
- a CDS encoding element excision factor XisH family protein, coding for MARSDRDHDIVLQALRAAGWTITHPYGIGINWGGKTGRPDIIAEIRLANKELRKIVVEVKNYPPTGNGVMGDFHRAIGQYLTYQSFFEEHDPACLVFKAVPKATYDGFLSHPDILRFLQRHRIKIFVYNPDSQLIDKWIE
- a CDS encoding replication initiation protein is translated as MEPEKPSDKAVTLWQSNILTSARYELTKLEKNILYLAMREMQPTDLPSQLYYVSTVELRERTGEEIKYDRLRIVTKKLLGRVLEADLPNGDLLQTHFFSSVQYIKGTGTLEISIDPKIRPFYGYLKSHFTTFQLDLAITLNSIYAKRFYEIFSMYKHLPNKVFRIPLDKLKIQLGLTDKDTGKDKYPLYANFKQTVLRPAEEINTATDLAFTYREIKQGKKVVELEFTVIYSPKTTAIDYNEQETALFGRLINDFSLRKDQAINALRTLSPAEITKRLYQIRMQITDGKVSNVGAYTAERLGVK